The Streptomyces sp. CC0208 genome window below encodes:
- the ruvC gene encoding crossover junction endodeoxyribonuclease RuvC, whose amino-acid sequence MRVLGVDPGLTRCGVGVVEGVAGRPLTMLGVGVVRTPSDAELGQRLVAVEQGIEQWLDQHRPEFVAVERVFSQHNVRTVMGTAQASAVAMLCAARRGIPVALHTPSEVKAAVTGSGRADKAQVGAMVTRLLRLDAPPKPADAADALALAICHIWRAPAQNRLQQAVALHTATARKGRTA is encoded by the coding sequence GTGCGCGTACTCGGGGTGGACCCCGGACTCACACGCTGCGGTGTGGGCGTCGTCGAGGGGGTGGCGGGCCGACCCCTGACCATGCTCGGCGTCGGAGTCGTGCGCACGCCCTCGGACGCCGAGTTGGGACAGCGGCTCGTCGCCGTCGAGCAGGGCATCGAGCAGTGGCTGGACCAGCACCGGCCCGAATTCGTCGCCGTGGAGCGGGTGTTCAGCCAGCACAACGTCCGTACGGTGATGGGCACCGCCCAGGCCAGCGCCGTCGCCATGCTGTGCGCCGCCCGCCGCGGCATCCCCGTCGCCCTGCACACCCCGAGCGAGGTCAAGGCCGCCGTCACCGGCAGCGGCCGCGCCGACAAGGCGCAGGTCGGCGCCATGGTCACCCGCCTGCTGCGGCTGGACGCACCCCCGAAACCGGCCGACGCCGCCGACGCTCTCGCACTCGCCATCTGCCACATCTGGCGCGCGCCCGCCCAGAACCGACTCCAGCAGGCCGTCGCCCTGCACACAGCCACAGCACGGAAAGGCCGTACGGCATGA
- a CDS encoding YebC/PmpR family DNA-binding transcriptional regulator — translation MSGHSKWATTKHKKAVIDAKRGKLFAKLIKNIEVAARMGGVDLDGNPTLYDAVQKAKKSSVPNKNIDSAIKRGGGLEAGGADYETIMYEGYGPNGVAVLIECLTDNRNRAASDVRVAMTRNGGNMADPGSVSYLFNRKGVVIVPKGELTEDDVLGAVLDAGAEEVNDLGESFEILSEATDLVAVRTALQEAGIDYDSADANFVPTMQVELDEEGARKIFRLIDALEDSDDVQNVFANFDVSDEVMEKVDA, via the coding sequence ATGTCCGGCCACTCTAAATGGGCCACGACGAAGCACAAGAAGGCCGTGATCGACGCCAAGCGCGGCAAGCTCTTCGCGAAGCTGATCAAGAACATCGAGGTCGCGGCGCGCATGGGCGGCGTGGACCTGGACGGCAACCCGACGCTGTACGACGCCGTGCAGAAGGCGAAGAAGTCGTCTGTTCCCAACAAGAACATCGACTCCGCCATCAAGCGTGGCGGCGGCCTCGAGGCCGGCGGCGCCGACTACGAGACGATCATGTACGAGGGCTACGGCCCGAACGGCGTCGCGGTGCTCATCGAGTGCCTCACCGACAACCGCAACCGCGCCGCCTCCGACGTGCGGGTCGCCATGACCCGCAACGGCGGCAACATGGCCGACCCCGGCTCGGTGTCGTACCTCTTCAACCGCAAGGGCGTCGTCATCGTCCCCAAGGGCGAGCTCACCGAGGACGACGTGCTCGGTGCCGTCCTGGACGCGGGCGCCGAGGAGGTCAACGACCTGGGCGAGTCCTTCGAGATCCTCAGCGAGGCCACCGACCTGGTCGCGGTCCGCACCGCCCTCCAGGAAGCCGGGATCGACTACGACTCCGCCGACGCCAACTTCGTCCCGACCATGCAGGTCGAGCTGGACGAGGAGGGCGCCAGGAAGATCTTCAGGCTGATCGACGCCCTGGAGGACAGCGACGACGTCCAGAACGTCTTCGCCAACTTCGACGTCAGCGACGAGGTCATGGAGAAGGTCGACGCGTAG
- the pdxT gene encoding pyridoxal 5'-phosphate synthase glutaminase subunit PdxT translates to MSTPVIGVLALQGDVREHLVALAAADAVARPVRRPDELAEVDGLVLPGGESTTISKLAVLFGVMEPLRARVRDGMPVYGTCAGLIMLADKILDPRSGQETIGGIDMIVRRNAFGRQNESFEAAVDVKGVPGEPVEGVFIRAPWVESVGAQAEVLAEHDGHIVAVRQGNALATSFHPELTGDHRVHSLFVDMVRAYRTRESL, encoded by the coding sequence ATGAGCACTCCTGTCATAGGCGTCCTGGCCCTGCAGGGCGACGTCCGGGAGCACCTCGTGGCCCTGGCCGCGGCCGACGCCGTGGCCAGGCCGGTACGGCGCCCCGACGAACTCGCCGAGGTGGACGGCCTCGTCCTCCCCGGCGGCGAGTCCACCACGATCTCCAAGCTGGCGGTCCTGTTCGGCGTGATGGAGCCGCTCCGGGCGCGTGTGCGGGACGGCATGCCCGTCTACGGCACCTGCGCGGGGCTGATCATGCTGGCCGACAAGATCCTCGACCCGCGCTCGGGCCAGGAGACGATCGGCGGCATCGACATGATCGTGCGCCGCAACGCCTTCGGACGTCAGAACGAGTCCTTCGAGGCCGCGGTCGATGTCAAGGGCGTTCCGGGCGAGCCTGTGGAGGGCGTCTTCATCCGCGCCCCCTGGGTGGAGTCCGTCGGCGCCCAGGCCGAGGTGCTCGCCGAGCACGACGGTCACATCGTCGCGGTCCGTCAGGGCAACGCGCTCGCCACGTCGTTCCACCCGGAACTGACCGGCGACCACCGCGTGCACTCTCTCTTTGTCGACATGGTGCGCGCGTACCGGACGCGGGAGTCCTTGTAG